In a single window of the Cytophagia bacterium CHB2 genome:
- a CDS encoding methylated-DNA--[protein]-cysteine S-methyltransferase, whose product MQITGHINEDLVMAMYLGNLAAEDQQRLQRHASECPICKRELTTYREVLSGLEALALKVGGQQRAAISRATLKQQMRKRQIYYDLLHHPLVGPMWIASTAAGICLAKFSERTPFEIEEFLKAQQPEAWIVRDKNATATIIAELRDYLQKRLTQFSTAIDWRFVPAGFKREVLQVVSKIPYGQVCTYGEIAERLGNPRAVRAVGQALGANPIPIFIPCHRVVASNGKLGGFAAGENLKRRLLALEGVRWPNVTKQLDLFIIV is encoded by the coding sequence ATGCAAATCACAGGTCATATCAATGAAGACTTGGTGATGGCAATGTATCTCGGCAATCTTGCGGCCGAGGACCAGCAGCGCTTGCAGCGGCATGCTTCCGAATGCCCGATTTGCAAGCGCGAGCTTACGACTTATCGTGAAGTGCTGTCCGGCCTGGAGGCGCTGGCTTTGAAAGTGGGCGGGCAGCAGCGCGCGGCGATTTCACGCGCAACCCTCAAGCAGCAGATGCGCAAACGGCAAATTTATTATGATCTGCTGCATCACCCGCTCGTCGGCCCCATGTGGATTGCCAGCACGGCAGCCGGCATATGTCTGGCCAAATTTTCCGAGCGCACGCCGTTTGAGATCGAAGAATTTTTAAAAGCGCAACAGCCGGAGGCCTGGATTGTACGCGACAAGAACGCGACAGCAACGATCATCGCCGAGTTGCGGGATTATCTGCAAAAACGGCTGACGCAATTTTCCACGGCCATCGATTGGCGCTTTGTGCCGGCCGGGTTCAAGCGCGAGGTTTTGCAGGTGGTGAGCAAAATCCCTTACGGCCAGGTTTGCACCTACGGCGAAATCGCGGAACGCCTGGGAAATCCCCGGGCGGTGCGCGCGGTGGGCCAGGCGTTGGGCGCCAATCCGATTCCGATATTCATACCATGTCATCGCGTCGTGGCGAGCAATGGCAAGCTGGGCGGCTTTGCCGCGGGCGAAAATCTGAAACGCCGCTTGCTCGCATTGGAAGGCGTGCGCTGGCCCAACGTCACGAAGCAATTGGATCTTTTTATTATTGTTTGA
- a CDS encoding M1 family metallopeptidase has product MKSNIETIYFVSKMLAIAVSSAFAQHTDGYVRQPAFDVAHYALDLTLSDASNIIRGEATVNVIIRDATDSTLHLNLKGLEVTSVTSTNRALAFARVSDGLLVHLPQTVANGDTLPLTVAYAGEPQDGLIIRSNKFGRRSFFADNWPDRSRYWFPSVDHPSDKATVEFRVTLPSRYTVVANGRLQDVSDERNGNKSWHWIERTPIPTYCMVIGAAEFAETSVSSSTGVPITFYTFKEDAPYAHENFGRVAEMMAFFSEKIGPFPYEKLALVQSSTRYGGMENASAIFFAESSFGKGKTIEGTTAHEIAHQWFGDAVSAADWHHVWLSEGFATYGEALFYEHAEGQQKFREVMRRSRDNYFRFAERAGGPILDTTITNYMQLLNANNYAKAAWVLHMLRNVIGEDKFWPGLAAYYRQFKNGTALTQHFQAVMENISGKPLDWFFTQWLQQPGYPKLEGQWFWDSSAKTVELELRQIQAGEPFYLPLDIASQPGDSEKLNCEMKENYLRFVFSADMPPAKLEIDPDEKILMTVNLTNEMPAKASSQ; this is encoded by the coding sequence ATGAAATCAAACATTGAGACAATTTATTTTGTGTCGAAGATGTTGGCGATCGCGGTATCCTCCGCATTCGCGCAGCACACGGACGGCTATGTACGGCAGCCGGCCTTCGATGTCGCGCACTACGCGCTCGATCTCACGCTTTCTGATGCCAGCAACATCATCAGAGGAGAGGCCACGGTCAACGTGATCATCCGGGATGCAACGGATTCGACGCTGCATTTAAATTTGAAGGGTCTGGAGGTCACCAGCGTCACCAGCACGAATCGTGCGCTGGCATTTGCGCGTGTGTCTGACGGCTTGCTGGTACATCTGCCGCAAACGGTTGCCAACGGCGATACGTTGCCGCTCACCGTTGCTTATGCCGGCGAACCGCAAGACGGCCTCATCATCCGCTCCAACAAATTCGGCCGGCGTTCGTTTTTTGCGGACAACTGGCCTGATCGCAGCCGTTATTGGTTCCCGAGCGTCGATCATCCTTCGGACAAGGCGACTGTCGAGTTTCGCGTCACACTGCCGTCGCGCTACACCGTGGTTGCCAACGGTCGCTTGCAGGATGTCTCCGATGAAAGGAATGGCAACAAATCCTGGCACTGGATTGAACGCACGCCGATTCCGACCTACTGCATGGTTATCGGCGCCGCCGAGTTTGCCGAAACCTCGGTGTCATCGAGTACAGGCGTGCCGATCACATTTTATACCTTCAAGGAAGATGCGCCCTATGCGCACGAGAATTTCGGGCGCGTGGCGGAGATGATGGCATTCTTCTCTGAAAAGATTGGGCCCTTTCCGTATGAAAAACTGGCGCTGGTGCAGTCGTCGACGCGCTATGGCGGCATGGAAAACGCCAGCGCCATTTTTTTTGCCGAGAGCAGTTTTGGCAAAGGCAAAACCATCGAAGGCACAACCGCGCATGAAATCGCGCACCAATGGTTTGGCGACGCCGTAAGCGCGGCGGACTGGCATCATGTCTGGTTGAGTGAAGGGTTCGCGACTTACGGCGAAGCGCTGTTTTACGAACATGCGGAGGGCCAGCAGAAATTTCGCGAAGTTATGCGGCGCTCCCGCGATAATTATTTTCGTTTTGCCGAACGCGCCGGCGGGCCGATCCTTGACACGACGATCACGAACTACATGCAGCTTCTCAATGCCAACAACTACGCCAAAGCCGCTTGGGTTTTACATATGTTGCGCAACGTGATCGGTGAGGATAAATTTTGGCCGGGCTTGGCCGCGTATTATCGCCAGTTCAAAAATGGCACCGCTCTGACCCAGCATTTTCAAGCCGTGATGGAAAATATTTCAGGAAAACCGCTGGATTGGTTCTTTACGCAATGGTTGCAGCAACCGGGTTATCCCAAGCTGGAAGGACAATGGTTTTGGGATTCTTCAGCGAAAACCGTCGAGTTGGAGCTTCGCCAAATTCAAGCGGGCGAACCTTTTTATCTCCCGCTCGACATTGCCTCACAGCCGGGAGATTCTGAAAAGCTTAATTGCGAGATGAAAGAGAATTATCTGCGGTTTGTGTTCTCGGCTGATATGCCGCCGGCAAAGCTCGAGATCGATCCTGACGAAAAAATTTTGATGACGGTCAATCTGACAAATGAAATGCCGGCGAAAGCCAGCAGTCAATAA
- a CDS encoding DUF1460 domain-containing protein, producing MEHHNGTFARDSALLDAEVRHTQNQDFRFIIKEIALLKSLIGFLHLVFLVSSISAQSLPNGQAAADSPKWVAPKALYLMGNAEIDTLIRRVTASEPELTRRIAIYSEVAKGTPYALFCLGEGPNAKYDRDPLIDFSRADCVTFTEQILAMAISDNYEHMFNNLQRIRYHRGAIDLRTRNHFTHADWVPNNAWLLQDVTASVGGKHCREMTKTIDRRKLLSDLGVPESEQAAIPPAETMTIKYIPEHSLLAVQDSLQTGDLFSIIQSAPGIFSAHMGLIIRQENGEVYCRHASSRPEAKQVIDEPLSAMVAQLLANRKRVGMAFLRVTSAGNLAEPPAATPVEHEIKH from the coding sequence ATGGAACACCACAATGGCACGTTTGCGCGGGATTCCGCTTTACTTGATGCCGAGGTAAGGCACACGCAAAACCAGGATTTCAGATTTATCATCAAGGAGATTGCTTTGCTCAAATCACTGATTGGATTCCTGCATCTTGTTTTCTTGGTCAGTTCGATTTCAGCCCAGTCGCTGCCCAACGGCCAGGCCGCCGCTGATTCACCGAAATGGGTTGCGCCCAAAGCGCTTTATCTCATGGGCAATGCTGAAATCGATACGTTGATTCGCCGCGTCACCGCGAGCGAGCCGGAGTTGACGCGCCGTATCGCCATTTACTCGGAAGTTGCGAAAGGCACGCCGTACGCGCTGTTTTGCCTCGGTGAAGGCCCGAACGCAAAGTATGATCGCGACCCGTTGATCGATTTCTCCCGCGCGGATTGCGTGACGTTCACCGAGCAAATTCTGGCGATGGCGATTTCGGACAACTACGAGCATATGTTCAATAATCTGCAGCGCATTCGTTATCACCGCGGCGCAATCGATTTACGCACGCGCAATCATTTCACGCATGCGGATTGGGTTCCCAACAATGCCTGGCTGTTGCAGGATGTCACGGCGTCAGTCGGCGGAAAACATTGCCGCGAGATGACCAAGACCATTGATCGGCGCAAGTTGCTGAGCGATCTCGGCGTGCCGGAGAGCGAGCAGGCAGCGATTCCACCGGCGGAAACCATGACGATCAAATACATTCCCGAGCACAGCCTGTTGGCGGTGCAAGACAGTCTGCAAACCGGCGATTTGTTCAGCATTATTCAAAGCGCGCCCGGCATTTTTTCCGCGCACATGGGACTCATCATTCGCCAGGAAAACGGTGAAGTTTATTGCCGGCATGCCTCCTCGCGGCCGGAGGCGAAGCAGGTCATCGACGAACCCCTGAGCGCGATGGTGGCACAATTGCTAGCCAATCGCAAGCGCGTTGGCATGGCGTTTCTGCGCGTCACGTCCGCTGGCAACCTCGCGGAACCACCGGCTGCAACACCTGTTGAACATGAAATCAAACATTGA
- the sppA gene encoding signal peptide peptidase SppA, translating to MKIRFRRRKQPRLAVLRLDGVLDESGEDPIPRRVVTALEEAKDIHARALLVRINSPGGTVGATQEIYDAISHFREEAKVPVVASMGEVAASGGVYVAMAAERVLANAGTITGSIGVIIQSRNLSQLLNKVGVEMEVVKSGQFKDTLTFFRGITAEERNMLQELINDSYEQFVEAVAKGRKLEPEKVRAFADGRVMTGRQALQHGLIDELGSFERAVEVVKGMANLTEEPQLVEIGRTRKPWYERLTRRFLGQLEWNTTMARLRGIPLYLMPR from the coding sequence ATGAAGATTCGCTTCCGAAGAAGAAAACAGCCGCGTCTTGCCGTGTTGCGTTTGGACGGCGTGCTGGATGAGAGTGGCGAGGACCCCATTCCGCGCCGGGTTGTGACGGCATTGGAGGAAGCCAAGGACATTCATGCGCGCGCGTTGCTGGTGCGCATCAACTCGCCGGGCGGCACGGTGGGCGCAACCCAGGAAATTTACGACGCCATCAGCCATTTTCGCGAGGAAGCCAAAGTGCCGGTGGTGGCTTCGATGGGCGAGGTGGCAGCCTCGGGCGGTGTTTATGTGGCGATGGCGGCGGAGCGCGTGCTGGCCAATGCCGGCACCATCACAGGTTCGATTGGCGTGATCATTCAATCGCGCAATCTCAGCCAGCTTTTGAACAAGGTTGGCGTCGAGATGGAAGTGGTGAAGTCCGGCCAGTTCAAAGATACCCTGACCTTCTTTCGCGGCATCACCGCGGAGGAACGCAACATGCTGCAAGAGTTGATCAACGACAGTTACGAACAATTCGTCGAAGCGGTGGCCAAGGGCCGCAAGCTCGAGCCGGAGAAAGTGCGCGCATTTGCTGACGGCCGCGTGATGACAGGCCGGCAAGCGCTGCAACACGGCTTGATCGACGAGCTGGGCAGCTTCGAGCGCGCGGTGGAAGTGGTGAAAGGCATGGCAAATCTCACGGAAGAGCCGCAGCTTGTCGAAATCGGCCGCACGCGCAAGCCCTGGTACGAACGCTTGACACGCCGCTTCCTCGGCCAACTCGAATGGAACACCACAATGGCACGTTTGCGCGGGATTCCGCTTTACTTGATGCCGAGGTAA